One window of the Ammospiza nelsoni isolate bAmmNel1 chromosome 17, bAmmNel1.pri, whole genome shotgun sequence genome contains the following:
- the SBK1 gene encoding serine/threonine-protein kinase SBK1: MDSFCFVCFQKEELQPLHLHSAAMSAGSIEQEPSRKLGCCGVPLITEDMQSLAIRTLSGTDITKHYDLIRELGKGTYGKVDLVSHKSTGTKMALKFVNKSKTKLKNFLREFSITNTLSSSPFIIKVFDVVFETEDCYVFAQEYAPGGDLFDIIPPQVGLPEELVKRCVQQLGLALDYMHSKSLVHRDIKPENVLLFDRDCRRVKLADFGMTRKVGCRVKRISGTIPYTAPEVCQAGRAEGFAVDTSIDVWAFGVLIFCVLTGNFPWEAAVASDAFFEEFVRWQKGRLAGLPSQWRRFTDSALRMFQRLLALDPEKRCPVKEVFYFIKCDLMAEVRCRPSYRSRKHARDKLPAGPHCHEAGGSCTPAPLKRTVLTEGSGAARPEPGAAAPGPASRTDGRQDKGKGQMVLATAIEICV; the protein is encoded by the exons CGCAGCCATGAGCGCGGGCTCGATTGAGCAGGAGCCGTCGCGCAAGCTGGGCTGCTGCGGGGTGCCCCTGATCACCGAGGACATGCAGTCCCTGGCCATCCGCACCCTCTCGGGCACCGACATCACCAAGCACTACGACCTCATCCGCGAGCTCGGCAAGGGCACCTACGGCAAGGTGGACCTGGTGTCCCACAAAAGCACAG GCACCAAGATGGCCCTCAAGTTCGTCAACAAGAGCAAGACGAAGCTGAAGAACTTCCTGCGGGAATTCAGCATCACCAACACgctctcctccagccccttCATCATCAAGGTCTTTGACGTGGTCTTCGAGACCGAGGACTGCTACGTGTTCGCTCAGGAGTACGCCCCCGGCGGGGACCTCTTCGACATCATCCCGCCTCAG GTGGGGCTCCCCGAGGAGCTGGTGAAGCGCTGCGTGCAGCAGCTGGGCCTGGCCCTCGACTACATGCACAGCAAGAGCCTGGTGCACCGGGACATCAAACCGGAGAACGTGCTGCTCTTCGACCGCGACTGCCGCCGCGTCAAGCTGGCGGATTTCGGCATGACGCGCAAGGTGGGCTGCCGGGTCAAGCGCATCAGCGGCACCATCCCCTACACGGCGCCCGAGGTGTGCCAGGCCGGCCGCGCCGAGGGCTTCGCCGTGGACACCAGCATCGACGTCTGGGCTTTCGGGGTGCTCATCTTCTGCGTGCTCACCGGCAACTTCCCCTGGGAGGCGGCCGTGGCGTCCGACGCCTTCTTCGAGGAGTTCGTGCGGTGGCAGAAGGGGCGGCTGGCGGGGCTGCCCTCGCAGTGGCGCCGCTTCACGGACAGCGCCCTGCGCATGTTCCAGCGCCTGCTGGCCCTCGACCCCGAGAAGCGCTGCCCCGTCAAGGAGGTTTTCTACTTCATCAAGTGCGACCTCATGGCCGAGGTGCGGTGCCGGCCCTCGTACCGCTCCCGCAAGCACGCCAGGGACAAGCTCCCGGCCGGGCCGCACTGCCACGAGGCCGGCGGCTCCTGCACCCCCGCCCCGCTCAAGAGGACCGTCCTGACCGAGGGGAGCGGAGCGGCCCGCCCCGAGCCCGGCGCAgccgccccgggcccggccaGCAGGACAGACGGACGGCAGGACAAGGGCAAGGGGCAGATGGTCCTGGCCACAGCAATAGAGATCTGCGTGTGA